In Anomaloglossus baeobatrachus isolate aAnoBae1 chromosome 6, aAnoBae1.hap1, whole genome shotgun sequence, the genomic stretch ACAGagcactgtaatcagggtctctgcccctatgttatgctgctctctgatCGGTGTAGCAAAACCCAAGTGACAGATTTCTAATAATTTAAATGCAAACAATGGATGACTGTCTGCTGTAGCTTCTACTAATCGTAATCTGTTTGTCAAGCCATAGTATTAGCACAGTGCTTTGCATGCAGATGATAACTATTAATCTAAATGTGTCCTATGGAAGATGTagccatatttaaaaaaaataatcaaatttCATTGGCATATTTATAACAAACCAAGGGCATTCAGACCTATACTATATTAGCCTTATGTTTGTTTATTAATAGGTCAGTAAAGGGTTTTACAATCTTTAGAAGGCTACTTGTAGAGCCTTATATGCTTAGAGTGCACATACCTGGTAATCTATTGAGTGACACCCAGTAATGCTCATCCGGACTGTAAGTGTCCTTAGACCATTTCAGTAGATCCAAGGCTCTCTGATCTTCTAGAATAAATTTCGTAAACTCCCTTGTCAGGGCTACATACGCAGACCCAAAGTATATggtgatattgtgaggaggggaagGCTTTACAATGTTGGTCCTCACCACATGTGAATGTACTATATCCTCACGGTGAACATATTTGGTCCGGGGGATGGCATGATCTGGGGGCAGGACCCCAGGAGTGATATTTTTCCCATTGAATTTCTTTAAATGTCGCACAATCTCCTTGTTGGTTTTCAATGGGAAATCCTGTCCACACATATTGATCACATACTTCCACTGCACCTCTGATTTCAGCAGATCCTTCATGCAGTTGAGATCAGCCTGCAGTCTGGAGATTCCAGCATAAACCACAGGCTCCATTTTCGAGGCGAGAAAAGCATTAGGAAAGCAATTTACAAAATCATCGACTGCCTGCAAGTAATCCGCGCTGGACTTCGCATCCACGTGGATGCAGTATATATTTTGGGGCATATAGATGGCTCTAAACAATCTCTCGAATGTATCGAATTCCTTGTGCAGTATGATTACATAGGCAAGAGGAAAATCCGCTTCttcggcagagagaggagctgtgaTGTAATGGTTGTGGACGAGGTATTCCTCTTTACATTTCATTCTTTTCAGAGGAGTTGTTAAATAATTTACCCAAATAAATGAATTTTTTTGTTTGGCTAATCTGTCGCAGGCGACCTGTAATAGAGATGCATCGTGGGAAAACCGAAGTCTGCGTAAGTTATTCTGCCCAATGAATTGGCTGAAATTACAAAGGAACAATAGCAGAACTCCCAACGCAACCACAGAGAGGAATGAATTAAAATAAAGAGTCATTCTCCGCTGCGTCAAGTAGATATAGAGCTTGTCATAGTCGTCCTTCAGCCTCATATTCCTCTAGCTGGGTGTTCCAGGTGTCATGATTGTCTTCTTCGTTGCCTGGGAAGGATGTTTATCAGCTGGTATCACTGTGTGTCTGTTTCCTCTGAAAGCTTTGCTTTAACAGTGCCCAGCCTTCTGGGACCGGCTACTTGCATATTAATTCAGGGCTCCTGCTATTGGGTGACTCCTGTATGACTGACTGGCAGATGTTTCCTCCTTTTCCTTCGCAATAAGGTCAGATTACATACTAAGCCCATGACAAACAAAACTTCACAATGTCCTTAGTGGAGCACTCTGCGAATAATTGGAATGATCTCAACTCAATTGTTAATCTCCTGTCCAAATATTAATACACGTCCTCTCTATACGCTATTTCTTCATTTTTTTATGCCACTTTATCATCATCTTTTGAAAATATGAACGTGGTCCAGTTTGATTACTTTGGATATTCTCCTGAGCAATGAATAATATTAATTTAGAAATGTACACTAAAACTGACGATGATATGAGTCACAGAGGGTTGATAGCGAGAGTTAAAGTTTACTTACTGTTAAAATGAAACTACTAAAAAAATGTGATCACCATTACAGTTGCAAATTCTGGCCCCACTTCTTTGAGGAAGAAAGTGGTCATAATATTTCACCAATTTTACATTGATTGCCtgtgcttaggataggtcatcaatgtctgatcagcctgaGTCTGATGCCCAGCACCCCcctaatcagctgttctcagtgccaccTGCAGTGACAGCAGGCTGCTGGAAATGCTCAAATCCagtgctgctccatcttctgatagtcactgtacccgggtactgcacatctgcctcctattgatttgaatgataggcggatgtgcagtacccagccgtgccACTAACaattgatggggcagctccggaactgagcatttccaattGCCTGCACCAAAAAAACAGTTGAGAAGGAAGAGTGCCAGATGTtgaaccccagccaatcagacattgatgacctatcccgagGATAgctcattaatgtaaaagtagtggacaacccctttaaagaatttGCAAATGTGACACCCCACAGAGCCCAGGATAGGAGCTTTAATCATACTCTGGTATAcccgtcaccaggccagtggtttgcagaggttgtggcctgacccggttccgtggccccgtggtACACAGTAAAAGGGGCAAacaaggattgttcctggagaggttGTCACTGGTTACAGTGGTGACTAGGGTCCCAGTCTCCTCCGCTGCGGACCCCTCCTCTGACTTTCCCCCTCCAGGAGTGGACCGGATGATGttgactacgccacctgtggtttgcagccaGGGATAAGGCTGCCGCTGCAGAGTGCCTTGCCGggaaagatgttggggtgcagctgggatgatatcactccccacaggcagagaggcccccgggagggagaacggggaactgCGAATCGCCGGAGCGCAAGGtgatgacaaacagagtcagagtcactgggctgcgggtttcagatcttttactcacaagtctttgtgTCGCACCCAGTATGCTGGTCTTTACTGTGATGACTCCAGTTGTTCCCAGGCAGgacagaggtcaaagtctggtagggcagcctgtgggctttctccttttgtgctCTCGAGTGGTGATCCCCTGcttgtctctggagctcttgggacccgctACTCTGCCACCTGAAGCTGTGGTGGTTCCAAGGGACAATGAAATCCtcccctctgtaaccctcttctcctccatgccacacgactaccggtcccaggctctcaactccttcctGGCTAGCCACCTGTtccattccaagtctctgccggctaatggagctggagcctcctaactggcagctctctcagcttaggggtcctcagccatccactcgcccgGTCCAAGGTAAGGAAAAGGTGTATGAACCGGTCTGGACCTGGTtgttcctctgctctgcctccctgagagagagAGTTCCCTCAGGAAGCTGGTCACTGTGTGTCCACTGTCACTGGTCTTCCAAGCTGTTCTGAGGTAAAATGAAACAAAACTGTCTATTTTGTAACTCCCTCTTGCACATGCtcccacctaaggaatgttccaGATTGCTCTGTGTGAGACACATGCTGTCTGTGTTTGCAAGGCTGTGTGATGCAGAAAACGAAACTTACCAGactttaacctcttcctgcccaggatggacggacattataaaatacataaaaatacataaaatacaataccctgtagcaactAGTCGGGGGCACTACACAAATTCCTTTTTTTTAACATAAACAGGGGGATAAACCTAATTTAATCTTTAATCTATTCTaataaagtgtctatatagtttgaTTTCAGACCAAATGGCGGATAGAGACCATTTCCTGTCATCTTTATGTGACATAAGGCAACCAAGATGTAAAGGTTAATCTTCTTTGTTGACGTTTTTTTTAATTGTCAAGTGCAGTCAAGTGCAGTCTTCTTTGGCATACGTTACTTAATTAATTTATTAATATAAAACAACAGATGTGTACCATGGTGTACCATGGGGCACCAGTCTAAAAACAACTGCTTACAGATTAtaggttttttttcccaaaatagCAAGTTAGTCACTCTCAGTAAGATAGGAGATAACTTACTGAAAGCTGGGGGTCTGATACCTGTTTCCTCCAAAGATCCTGAAATCGGAGCTCAGAAATTCTGAGAATGAGAGCCCTGTCTTGAATGGAGCGCAGGTGCGCACACTCACtctctgctccattcactgtcaatAGCACTGCTAAAAATATCAGAAAACTTAGTTCTTATCGCAGTACCTGTACTTTGGATTGCTGGGGGTCTCAATGGTCGGACTAGCAATGTTCAACACATTTTTCTATTGAACAAATAGGGGGTAACTTGTAACCATCTACAGCAGAGATTAGTTTTCCAAATGAAAGCAATGTATGTTTGCAATATAGGACATTTTTGGTCAAAAAGCCAACTTTCACAGACCAACCATGAATGACACGTCTTTTAGAAAACAGCATCTGAAATATCTAGTGTGTGTCTGTAGTCAAGAGTCTAGGGAGTTAGTCTAAACCTATTATACCCTACAATGGTGTTACAAGGAACTGTAGGTATTGTAATTGGTATTGTAGGAGTGGTAGGTATTGTAAATTGTGAgtatcttaaagcaccactccagagttgttttttttttattttagcactGGAGTGATACTTTAAATGTAAGTCACCTGACCGCTGGATTATAGAGCTCATCCTCGATTTCTAATGCCACCACTCTGGTGAGTttctggtgatttgtgacctgctggcatgctcctgtggcgccctggactagccaggtcgtcacaggtaacacacacacacccccacccccactagacagtaacattagccaaagacaaaatcttgttgcctccctccagggtctgatgtccacaccaggttgggcggagccaagcggttggcccccgcccgccgaggagttcacaggcctggaggcaggaaaagtgagaagttgagttcaggagttgagtggaggaggttgaagtgaagagtgtctgggtttgtggcccaggcactgacagcaaggttaaaaaaccatgaaaaaaattcCTATTTTAAAATACCAAATTTTATTAGTCAATTCGCTAAAAAAAATGTCAGTGCAGTACTATAAAATAGCCACTAAAAGGTGGTTGAATAGGTGAGGGGGACAAGTACGTCAAATATCGATGTTAGAGATGTTAATTGGGTATCGGTGGGGGTAGGCTAATCCTGGCCCTATGAATTCcccctaccagcggagtgtaaacaccctaacactcggtgcccccgctcctcggcggctgtcccttactgaccctccaatccacaatacactaccaccatcaccataaaTTGTGTACGTGAAAAGTGCAGGTCAAAAATAATAATTGTCAGAGTAACTACTCTCTATGGTCAATGAATATCAAATATAGTAGCACCCTTAGGGATAGACAAAATACTCTTATATTCCAAGAAACATGTTAATGCATATACATACTCAGTCAGAAAATGCCTTAATGCCTGCACATCTATATAAAGTTATAGTACTtatcatctcaacgcgtttctacCTCAGAATATCTGGGGGTTCATCGGGAGATGTTCAAATCTTTAAGTCCATAGAACCGAGAGCACAATGGAGATCCGGTTATTGTTGTGACTGATGGCGTCACTCAGGACCACACAGATCTGGGTCCTATCTCATTGATGGTGTCAGGAATAATGCCTCACCATGCCCTAAGCCACCTCCACTTTATTCAGCTGGGTCAGTCCCGTATAGCTCCGCCCACAGGAGGCTTACCGTCCGTCTCCTTTGAACAACCGCGTCAATTCACGTGCGGTCACTTCCGGTGGCGGCTCCGTCTGGCATCATGCAGGAAATCAATGTGACCCACAAGGCCTTGCTCGCGCTTCCGGGCCTCGGACGTCACACCGGAAGTTACGGAGTGTGGAACGCACACTGCGTTCCACTTGTGCAGCCTCCTCTCATAGCAACCCGGAAGAAAATACTCAAATCTACTATGAGCAGATCCTTTGAATTAGCTCATCACGGGCCTGAAGAGTCTGATCGGGCTATTTTTAGCAATAAACAAAGAAAGAAAGTGCGATATAATTAGATCGCCGCAAATTAACCCTTGCTCGTCCTGTCAGGACAATAAGCACAGAGGCATTCCTGCCCATTCCAATAAATAACTCATCTCTTAGTGATGGATGTGAAATAAGGAGATCTTATTGTaaagggtgggcagaccccttacaaggaagtacagtttccccggaatgttaatgcgatttaataaaaatgttttattgttgaatgcttttactgttttaggggatcccctggtggccgggtgggacggctgtcaccacagaaacagggtagaggaaaggaggagccggcagctgaaAGGGGAGGGAGAGTTGTTAGGAAAAAAGTGAGAATCAGGGGCAGTCGAgtctgggacgggagagaagaagcagaaaggggcagagtgtgggagctgggtaaataggaaagccggagagaaaaggagaaggcggaacctcaagtgcgaagcagtaccggtgtgggtccggtctgtgggtagccgtagtgggagccaggtgaagcggatttgccgggcatatccccactggaggagacgtcaggacaggttttcccccagctaaaggaagtgtgaagtcatctatatctgccggttgtgtgaagaactgtgtaataaagaatgccttttgattgcaccgaatcatgcctggaaagtgtttgtacgtcggacgacatctgcaccaccacactctgccccaccaaggcatctcctgtccccaaagtgacggcggcaccaggggtaagcctagcagaaggggccatgactacaatccccgaggcacccctggcaccccgttacatgtggcgtagtcggcaggatccggattgtatgcaaggggtcccgacccaagaagacggagaccaagtggtgcctagggcacaggatccggattatgggagaagagtcccgatcccatggtgggaagaagaagcagtgcctgaggcgttggaccgggcacgagatggcggcaagatggccgtcgtctttgagAACACTGAgagcgcgcgaaaaattggcgccaaaagaagagcctggggctggccggtgaagaaaaagaagtgcggagtgcgccgctcaaagaggggaggtgctggccccaggatgctgaggaAAACTTGTGAAGTAGGCGGTgttccagaaaaaaagaagaaccgccgcggaggggtcgatctgatgtgggagactgggggtggagtatacccaagagcgggaaaagtaggcccgcctccacttcctccagcatctccactgaccccgccgccattaccAGAGACGCTGACTACAAACAAGATGGAGACCGCAGGaaagcagcaagatgtggtggccgcgctagcagcaactaacctgggcagaggacgccctaagcagactgcggctgcagctgcagaaggacttcctctcaacctaccggctgtacccggaggaccggagcggcccacgaaagtcacctgggttacgacctgggacgccgcgaccggagagaccacgaccgaggtccgagcgacttacaccgcacagctgccgtcgggaaacAGGCTTCTGGGAACCCCATACCCGTGCCCGGAGATACCCCCGCCAGTCGCAGTGGGATCTTCAACCCACGTAACCGTCCCGGCCTCGGAAGGACCACATGCCCGGGAGCTGGAAAAGGACAACTGGggtttcttctgggacccagtacagccgtcgTCCCAGACTCAGCGGAAGTCTccatcaccagaacccgacccggtacaggagagactACTGGCTGAGACCGTagcccgggaaatgatggccggtccccggagtgaGGAATTTGAACGCCAGCGTACCATCGGGACGGTGGTGAAGTTTAGCCAGAAAGAAGGCTATGGTTTCATCGAAGATGAGGAGACCGGTGACCACTACTTCTACAATCGGGTGAACCTTAACACCGAGGGCCTACCACAGCGCCTCCACACTTTATACCCGGGGgagaaggtgcggttcatgagagaggtgggatgccggggcctctttgcggtcggagtgacccggatgcccactacccaagaggctgctcaatggcagcaagaaatcgagtgggaggaatgtcaaTACCGGCGACGTGCACAGCAAAGACCGCTACTAGCTGAGACCTCCCACCCGAAAAGCACACTGGCGGTGGCACCTGAGATCATGACCGGACTGAGCGTTGAcccggagaaggggaccccggcggtgctggctatacaaCAGAGCCTGGTGACTCACCCGGTaattgtcatgggcagcccccagccgacccgtgcagcgaccccgtcacccccgtcgggagtcgaggagacaagaccggagactgaGACACCGGAGCCGACCGTTAAttatgagcccttccggaggctgcgccgattgcctggacagtctttgtcggactacgtgaaggctcaacgggccgaatggcaacgtgcctatcaCCAGGAGTGAACTGTCCAGATTGGAAGAAGTAGACCTGTTTATGTTAAAGACCGGCATTGTTCAGAGCCGGAGAAGTTCCGTTGTTTGCAATCGGTTCAAGCTActaagcccggaaggagcctgatgctggactgagccaggggctccctccgcgttatTGAAGGAGAACGTGTTgttttgtgttcctgccgtctaagaccgggagtgctgcaaaagcctccgggcggaagatcttcaaagaccgggagtgcttactgAAGGTCTCCGGGCACGCTTTCTTCTAAGACCGGGAGCTCTCAGGagagactccgggcgccggactggtgcgccctttgcgtgtgccctaaggtgaacatgtTCATAGTTTTAGTGCAATGACTTTTTCATATAAATGTGTTTTTaggtttatgccttgccgggaggcttaggcttaaagaggggaggtatgtaaggggtgggcagaccccttacaaggaagtacagtttccccggaatgttaatgcgatttaataaaaatgttttattgttgaatgcttttactgttttaggggatcccctggtggccgggtgggacggctgtcaccacagaaacagggtagaggaaaggaggagccggcagctgaaAGGGGAGGGAGAGTTGTTAGGAAAAAAGTGAGAATCaggggcagtcgagtccgggacgggagagaagaagcagaaaggggcagagtgtgggagctgggtaaataggaaagccggagagaaaaggaaaaggcagaacctcaagtgcgaagcagtaccggtgtgggtccggtctgtgggtagccgtagtgggagccaggtgaagcggattagccgggcatatccccactggaggagacgtcaggacaggtttttccccagctaaaggaagtgtgaagtcatctatatctgccggttgtgtgaagaactgtgtaataaagaatgccttttgattgcaccgaatcatgcctggaaagtgtttgtacgtcggacgacatctgcaccaccacactctgccccaccaaggcatctgctgtccccaaagtgacggcggcaccaggggtaagcctagcagaaggggccatgactacaatccccgaggcacccctggcaccccgttacattatCACCACCTAATATCATTTTTTGAGGAGAATCATATAAACTAGTGAAGTTAAGCTGTTCATTAATACCATCCGTGCTCATGCTACGCAACAGATAGATCCACCTGGTTTCCCTCTGGAGAATTACCCTATTCCAGTCGCCCAGCCTCTCATGTTTCTGGACAGTCTCAATTGCCTTAAATAGGACACTTTTCGTGTCCCCATTATGGTATTGGAATACATGCCGGGCTAGCGCAGTGTCTCTTTTGTGGAGCATGCCCCCTATGTGCTCCCCTATCCTTACTCTTAGCTCTCTCTTGGTTTTACCCACATAATTTCTGGGACATTGGCAggtgcacatacagttaggtccagaaatatttggacagtgacacaattttcgcgagttgggctctgcatgccaccacattggatttgaaatgaaacctctacaacagaattcaagtgtagattgtaacatttaatttgaagctttgaacaaaaatatctgatagaaattgtaggaattgtacacatttctttacaaacactccacattttaggaggtcaaaagtaattggacaaataaaccaaacccaaacaaaatatttttattttcaatattttgttgcgaatcctttggaggcaatcacggccttaagtctggaacccatggacatcaccaaacgctgggtttcctccttcttaatgctttgcaaggcctttacagccgcagccttcaggtcttgcttgtttgtgggtctttccgtcttaagtctggatttgagcaagtgaaatgcatgctcaattgggttaagatctggtgattgacttggccattgcagaatgttccacttttttgcactcatgaactcctgggtagctttggctgtatgcttggggtcattgtccatctgtactatgaagcgccgtcagatcaactttgcggcatttggctgaatctgggctgaaagtatatcccggtacacttcagaattcatccggctactcttgtctgctgttatgtcatcaataaacacaagtgacccagtgccattgaaagccatgcatgcccatgccatcacgttgcctccaccatgttttacagaggatgtggtgtgccttggatcatgtgccgttccctttcttctccaaacttttttcttcccatcattctgttacaggttgatctttgtctcatctgtccatagaatacgtttccagaactgagctggcttcatgaggtgtttttcagcaaatttaactctggcctgtctatttttggaattgatgaatggtttgcatctagatgtgaaccctttgtatttactttcatggagtcttctctttactgttgacttagagacagatacacctacttcactgagagtgttctggacttcagttgatgttgtgaacgggttcttcttcaccaaagaaagtatgcggcgatcatccaccactgttgtcatccatggacgcccaggcctttttgcgttcccaagctcaccagtcaattccttttttctcagaatgtacccgactgttgattttgctactccaagcatgtctgctatctctctgatggattttttcttttttttcagcctcaggatgttctgcttcacctcaattgagagttccttagaccgcatgttgtctggtcacagcaacagcttccaaatgcaaaaccacacacctataatcaaccccagaccttttgactacttcattgattacaggttaacgagggagacgccttcagagttaattgcagcccttagagtcccttgtccaattacttttggtcccttgaaaaagaggaggctatgcattccagagctatgattcctaaaccctttctccgatttggatgtgaaaactctcatattgcagctgggagtgtgcactttcagcccatattatatatataattgtatttctgaacatgtttttgtaaacagctaaaataacaaaacttgtgtcactgtccaaatatttctggccctgactgtataaaccACGCCAGTAGTCTTACAATTCGCAAAATCTCGGTTGGAAAAAACTCTCCCTGTCCTAGAACTTGTAAACGTTTTTGAAGGGTCAATAAATCTACAGAAACTACAGGAGCCACACCTAAAGGTCCCAATAGGTCTCCTGTCTAGCCAAGTCCCTGCAGGTTTAGGCAACTCAAAGTGGCTGTGGACCAAATGGTCCCTTATTGAACTTCCTCTCATAAAGGTGACCGAAGGTTTTGTAGTTAAGGTATTTACCAAATCTGGGTCTGCCCGTAGGATGTCCCAGTGCCGCCTCAAAATGTCCATAATCCTATCTGCTTGGTCGTCATAGGTCCCGATCAGTCTCGTCATGCCATCAGTCTCTGTCTTCTGACGGGGCACAATCAGTTCTGTCCTATTTCTCCCTTTCGCAAAATTATAGGCCTCATTGATCACCCCCATTGGATAACCTCTGTCTCTGAACCTACGCCTGAGATTATTGGATTGTGACTGAAAGTCCCCCAAGCTAGAACAGTTCCTCCGAAGTCGAAGGAACTGTCCCTTTGGAATCCCTCTCTTTAGTGTTGTGGGGTGACAGCTCTCCCACCGTAGCAAGCTGTTGGTTGCCGTGGGTTTCCTATAGATAGTCGTGTCCAAATAGCCATCCTGATTCCTCTTAATATACAGATCCAAGAAGGAAATCCTGTCCCCCCCTACCTCCGAAGTAAATCTCAGGTTCAGATTGTTCGCATTAAGATGTTCCACAAATGACCTGAAGGAATATTGGTCACCCGACcataggatgaggatgtcatcaatctaTCTCCCCCAGAATAAAATCCTGGGGGtccagatgacatcctcatccctaaaaacaactgtgtcctcccaccaacccagaagcaagttagcgtatgtgggagcacaagggctccccattgctgtgcacctgagttggtggtagaacttcctgttgaacaggaagtagttgtgctcTAGGACAAACCTCAGTAGTTTTATAATTAAGGTGTTATGAGGCCCAAGATGACTCCCCTACTCTTTAGGAAGTATTCTACTGCCTCAATCCCCTTTTCATGAGGGATACTGCTGTATAGGGCTTTCACATCTATTGATGTTAAGATGGTGCCCTGTTCCACATGGATTCCTTCCAACTTCCCAATCAGATCAGCAGTATCCCTAATGTATGATGGCAGTGATGTCACAAAAGGGTGCAGACGTTTGTCCAGCTAAACACTAACATTCTGACACAGTGCCTCTATACCAGAAACTATAGGTCGGCCTTTCAATGGCACAATGCCTTTATGTATCTTTGGAAATGAGTAGAATGTTGCTATTCTTGGATGTTTCAGATACATAAAGTCTAGTTCACTTTTGGAGATTAGCAAATTGTCCAGTGCATGTGTCAAAATCTCCAACAGTTCACAGGCATAGTCCTTCCTGGGATCCCCCTTCAGTATCTCGTATGTCTCAGAGTCATGGAGAATAGAGCAACACATATCCCTATATTTTTCTACATTGAGAATGACAGTGTTCTCTCCTTTATCGGAGGGCTTAATTACAATGTTTCTGTTTTTTTAGGGACAATAATGCCTCCCTTTCCAACTGCCCAAGATTGGCCTCAGAGCAACTCTTTTTTGGATTTATTTTACTGATTTCCGCCAAGATCAGTTTGGCAAATATGTCAATGTTGCTATATTCTCCAAGTGGTGGTAATCGTAGGCTCTTAGGTTTCAATTCCGAAAAAGGACCCTCACCAATTTCACGGTCACTCTCCTCTGCAAGTCCAGCCAAAACCCTAACATCACTCAGGGCCTCCAAAGGAATACCCAATTGTTGGCATTTTATTCTGTCATTAATTACAAAATGTTTCTTCCACTTCAACTTTCTGAGAAACAAATTAAGTTCCTTAATCCATAAAAATGGATCGCACCGTGTGGTCGGAACAAATGATAGGCCGGCAGCCAGCACCTTTTCTTCATCAGTAGATAAAGTATATGAGGACAAGTTAATAATTCGCTGCCTATCTTCCTCAGATCCTATCCCTAGTGTTTTTTCTGTACTCCCACTAGCCGTGTACGTAGTTGATATGACATTCCATCTGTCCCCTCTAAAAAAGAGGCTGGagaagaggatgaggcggaggatgAGGATGGGGTAGGGGATTCCCCTAAGGGTACTCCAGCT encodes the following:
- the LOC142244253 gene encoding N-acetyllactosaminide beta-1,6-N-acetylglucosaminyl-transferase-like, with amino-acid sequence MRLKDDYDKLYIYLTQRRMTLYFNSFLSVVALGVLLLFLCNFSQFIGQNNLRRLRFSHDASLLQVACDRLAKQKNSFIWVNYLTTPLKRMKCKEEYLVHNHYITAPLSAEEADFPLAYVIILHKEFDTFERLFRAIYMPQNIYCIHVDAKSSADYLQAVDDFVNCFPNAFLASKMEPVVYAGISRLQADLNCMKDLLKSEVQWKYVINMCGQDFPLKTNKEIVRHLKKFNGKNITPGVLPPDHAIPRTKYVHREDIVHSHVVRTNIVKPSPPHNITIYFGSAYVALTREFTKFILEDQRALDLLKWSKDTYSPDEHYWVSLNRLPDFPGSMPDAKWEGNLRAIKWSDDSSHDGCHGRYVRQVCVYGEGDLPWLYNSTRVFANKFELSSYPPTMECLELRMRRKTLSESETALQPNWFF